AGATGTGACCGACGACGACACCGTCGAGCAGCGCCACCCAGACGGCCGGCGGCTCGGCGGGGGACCCCGGCGGCGTAAGCCAACCCGCCGGGTCCGTGGGCCAGTTGACCGGGTACCCGTCGCTCCGGTGGACCTCGGCCAGTACGCGGACACACGCGTCGAGGTCGGAGGTGTCGCGGCGTCTGACGGAGATGCGTTCATGGCTCACCGACGCAGCCAATCACAGGACCGACCCGCGGACTCCGGTTTTCGCGGTGGCCGGGCGGACAGCGAACCGCCCCTCCCGCCGCCGGCGTGACCGGGGCGGGAAGGGCGGCCGGATGTGCGCCACGCGGTCTCACCGGGTGAGCGAGCCCCGGTCGGTACGGGGCACGGGCACCGTGCGACGCGGCGTACACGGGCGGTGGCGGCACTTCGCCGGAACGTGCCGCCACCGCCCGGTTTTCATGGGAACGGTTCCCCCGTCAGTCCTCCGCCGACGCCGCCCCCAGCAGTTCCCTGATGTGCGTCGTCGCCTCGCGGAACTCCGGACGGGCCAGGGTCTCCACGTAGTCCCGCTCCGACGGCAGCCCCACGTCGATGATCTCCGTGATCGTGCCGGGCCGGGGGCTCATCACGACGACCCGGTTCGCCAGGTAGACCGCCTCCGAGATGGAGTGGGTGACCAGCAGCACGGTCGTGCCGGTCTCCCGCCAGATGCGGTTCAGCTCCATGTTCATCTGCTCGCGCGTCAGCGCGTCCAGCGCGCCGAACGGCTCGTCCATCAGCAGCACCGGCGGCTGGTGCAGCAGCGCCCGGCACAGGGCCACCCGCTGCTGCATCCCGCCGGACAGCTCATGCGGATACGCGTCCTCGAAGCCGACGAGGCCGGTCATCCTGATCAGCTCGTCCGCGCGTTCGCGCGCCAGCACGTTCGGCATCCGGCGCATCTCCGCCTGGAGCAGGATGTTGCGCCGGGCGCTGCGCCACTCCAGCAGGGCGGCCCGCTGGAAGACGTAACCGATGTCGGGCCGTGGCCCGTCGACGCGCTCGCCGTGCAGCCGTACGTCACCGCTGGACGCCTTCAGCAGCCCGGCGACCAGCTTGAGCAGTGTCGACTTGCCGCAGCCCGAGGGGCCGACGATCGCGACGAACTCGCCCATCGGGACGTCGAGCGACACATCCCGCAGCGCGGTGACGTCGCGGTCCTTCGTACGGAACCGGACGGCCACGTCATCGAGGGAGACCGCCGCCGTGGCGTCGGCACCCGCGCCGCTCTTCGTTCCGTCGTCCTTGCTCAGACCGGTGTTGCTCACGCCATGCTCCCGGAGAGTCGCTTCCCTGGGCATCGTCATCCCTTCAGTGCCGAGCTGTCCCAGTAATCCGCCGG
This window of the Streptomyces niveus genome carries:
- a CDS encoding ABC transporter ATP-binding protein — protein: MTMPREATLREHGVSNTGLSKDDGTKSGAGADATAAVSLDDVAVRFRTKDRDVTALRDVSLDVPMGEFVAIVGPSGCGKSTLLKLVAGLLKASSGDVRLHGERVDGPRPDIGYVFQRAALLEWRSARRNILLQAEMRRMPNVLARERADELIRMTGLVGFEDAYPHELSGGMQQRVALCRALLHQPPVLLMDEPFGALDALTREQMNMELNRIWRETGTTVLLVTHSISEAVYLANRVVVMSPRPGTITEIIDVGLPSERDYVETLARPEFREATTHIRELLGAASAED